A stretch of the Glycine soja cultivar W05 chromosome 13, ASM419377v2, whole genome shotgun sequence genome encodes the following:
- the LOC114382360 gene encoding protein phosphatase 2C 37-like: MAGICCGVVGEGDTPAPLEPTTRPSRRRSLDILPLKYIADMAVPPSDGSRKRPKLDLRDRDNVVQNCDESTGHKVVKKEAKVEIHDNVSETKNVTVADASEVEDSPKFGVTSVCGRRRDMEDSVSVRPSFTQGFHYFGVFDGHGCSHVATMCKERLHEIVNEEIDSARENLEWKLTMENGFARMDDEVNRRSQSNQTFTCRCELQTPHCDAVGSTAVVAIVTPDKLVVSNCGDSRAVLCRKGVAIPLSSDHKPDRPDELLRVQSKGGRVIYWDGPRVLGVLAMSRAIGDNYLKPYVISEPEVTVTERTEEDECLILASDGLWDVVSNETACGVVRMCLKAQKPPSPPGSPGSDVAADGSDRACSDASILLTKLALARHSSDNVSVVVVDLRRDQRQSSNSN; the protein is encoded by the exons ATGGCTGGAATTTGCTGTGGTGTTGTCGGAGAAGGTGACACTCCGGCTCCACTCGAGCCAACTACTCGCCCCTCCAGGCGCCGGAGTTTGGACATCTTACCCTTAAAATACATCGCTGACATGGCGGTGCCGCCGTCGGATGGTTCACGGAAACGTCCCAAGCTGGATCTCAGGGACCGCGATAACGTAGTTCAAAATTGCGACGAATCCACTGGACACAAGGTGGTGAAAAAAGAAGCCAAAGTGGAAATCCACGACAATGTTTCCGAAACGAAAAACGTAACTGTTGCGGATGCTTCGGAAGTTGAAGATTCTCCTAAGTTCGGCGTGACGTCAGTTTGCGGCAGGAGAAGAGACATGGAAGATTCCGTTTCGGTGCGGCCTTCCTTCACCCAAGGCTTCCACTACTTTGGCGTTTTCGACGGTCACGGTTGCTCTCAT GTCGCGACTATGTGCAAGGAGCGGTTACACGAGATCGTGAATGAAGAGATTGACAGCGCGCGCGAGAATTTGGAGTGGAAGCTGACGATGGAGAACGGATTCGCTCGCATGGACGACGAGGTTAATCGCAGGAGCCAGAGCAACCAGACCTTCACCTGCAGGTGCGAGCTCCAGACTCCCCACTGCGACGCCGTCGGATCCACCGCCGTCGTCGCCATCGTCACGCCGGACAAACTCGTCGTTTCCAACTGCGGCGACTCCCGCGCCGTCCTCTGCCGGAAAGGCGTAGCCATCCCTCTCTCCTCCGATCACAAG CCGGATCGACCCGACGAACTGCTCCGAGTCCAATCCAAGGGAGGGCGCGTGATTTACTGGGACGGTCCCAGAGTGCTTGGTGTGTTAGCCATGTCTCGAGCCATAG GTGACAATTATCTGAAGCCGTACGTGATTTCTGAACCGGAGGTGACGGTGACGGAGCGGACGGAGGAGGACGAGTGTTTGATACTGGCGAGTGATGGGTTGTGGGATGTGGTGTCGAATGAAACCGCATGTGGTGTGGTGAGGATGTGCCTCAAGGCGCAGAAGCCGCCGTCGCCGCCGGGATCTCCGGGGAGTGACGTGGCGGCGGACGGTTCCGACCGGGCTTGCTCCGATGCGTCGATTTTGTTAACCAAGTTAGCGTTGGCGAGGCATAGTTCGGATAATGTGAGCGTGGTGGTGGTTGATTTGAGGAGAGATCAACGACAATCATCAAACTCCAATTAA